Genomic window (Kwoniella botswanensis chromosome 1, complete sequence):
GCATCTCTGCATTCGATTTCTTTCATGtatttatatatatgaatttCCATAATCTGGCCCATCAAAAATTGCCACATCACGACGATGTTATCATTCCTCCACTTACACTTCTCTTCGATAACTTGATGCAACTCACTTTGATTGTCAATACAAATCTCATGCCATTCCATCTCTTGACTCTCCCTATTTACTGTAAAAAGCACCACCTTGACTGATTCACATCCTCACCAGCCTACCGAAAGAGCGAAAAGGAACAGTCAAGATGCATGTACTCAACTTGACCCTCCAGGCTCCATCGAATATAACGACAGCTGTCGTAGGTTCTTTCTCCGGTACGAAGGGACAGGAGATTTTGGCTGTTAGAGGTGGTACGAAATTGGAGATCCTCAAGTTGAATACATCTACTGGACAGTGTAAGTCTCTCCTTGTCATCCACAGTCTATTCTCGTGATGTGGCTGTTAGGCGTGGAAGGCAGCATAGTCTTCCAATGTCCAAAGGAACTTCAGACCTGAGGAGCTGATGTTTTCGTTGGGATCTATGCTTCATAGTGGATACGATTTGCTCGACAGAGGTGAGTCCTAATCTCAACTGACTTCCAATCCGGTGTTATCAGCTGACGATGAGATCATGATCATTTGTAGGCATTCGGGACGGTCAGAAATGTTGTAGGATTTAGATTAGCGGGGATGACAAAAGGTGCGTCGGAAGATTCCTTGCAGTCTGGTTTACTTCCCTTTTACCCGCTCTCAAGAGGTATTTATGAAAGAGGATCGATCGGAGCTGATGTATACATAAATGGACAGACTACATACTGGCATCATCAGATTCAGGTAGACTATCGATCCTCGAATTTGTCGTTGCACCTACACCACACTTTGAGAGTCTGTATCAGGAGGTGTATGGAAAATCAGGTAGTCGGTAAGTCTGCTCTGTCGCTAATCGTCTGTCTATCGTGTCACTTTGACAGAAAGCTGATATGGCTTTGGTATCAGACGTGTGGTCCCCGGACAATATTTAGCTGTAGATCCAAAGGGACGAAGTTGTCTGGTGGGAGCGTGAGTCGATATCTTCGTTAAGCTTTGTCAATGGCAATCCTACGACTGACATGACTTTATGCACAGGATTGAGAAGTACGTAACAGCTTGAAATTGGAGTCTCTCTCCTTCGATGCGTCATGCTTATCAAATTATCTGACAGGTCAAAACTCGTGTATGTGTTGAACCGAAACGCAGAAGGAAAACTGTTTCCCTCTTCGCCATTGGAAGCCCACAGAAATCATGCTTTAGTAACTCATATCGTTGGTGTGGACCAAGTGAGCTTATACCATCGGATTCCGGATAAAGTATAGCTGATAGAGTATTCGCAGGGTTATGATAATCCACTTTATGCTGCTTTGGAGATGGATTATTCGGAAAGTGACGAGGATCCTACAGGCGAAGCATATGAGAATGTTCAGAAGGTATGTCTTCTCCAAAATCCTTCGATGATTCCCTGCTGATCCGTTTATGACCAGTATTTGACATTCTACGAGTTAGACTTGGGTTTAAATCACGTAGTCAGGAAATGGAGTGAACCCACAGATAGAAGGGCAAACTTGCTCGTGCAAGGTAGGTAAGATTCATGGTCAGGAGGAAAGCTCAGATGTTCGCGATGAGCTGACATCCGTATGTAGTACCTGGTGGTCAAAATGCCAACTCTGACAGGTTCGACGGTCCATCTGGTGTACTGGTCTGTACGGAAGATCATATAATCTGGAAACATATGGATGTGGAAGCGCACAGGATACCTATACCTAGGCGAAGGAATCCATTAGCtcaaagaggagagaagagcaGGGGTTTGATCATTGTCTCGGCGGTTATGCACAAgataaaggtgagctggctGATCGGCATCATATCCTCGCAAAGAAGCtaataccttcttctcagggtgcattcttcttcctgctaCAATCGGAAGATGGCGATTTGTATAAGGTGTGGATAGAACatgagggagaggatgttAAAGCTCTGAAAATCAAGTACTTTGACACTGTGCCAGTGGCAAACAGCTTGTGTATCTTGAAGAGTGGTTATCTATTCGTAGCAAGCGAGTTTAGCGATCAGTGAGTGAATGGATCATGGTCTTCTCCTACAAGCCGCCAGCTACATATTGATACCGTGTTTAGAAACCTATATCAATTCCAAGctttgggtgatgatgacggtgaACAAGAATGGTCATCGACCGACTACCCAGATAACGGAAACATCGAAGGACCATTACCATATGCTTTCTTCAACCCTAGACCTCTACAGAATCTCCTCCAAGTCGATACCCTCTCCTCCCTCGATCCTATTACCGATGCCTCAGTTATGAACCTCCTCGGACCAGGTTCCGACACACCTCAAATCTACGCTGCCTGTGGAAGAGGACCGAGAAGTACTTTCAGAACGCTCAAACATGGTTTAGATGTTTCAGTATTGGTTAGCTCGCCGTTACCAGGTGTACCGACTAATGTGTGGACGCTCAAGTTGactgatgaaggtgagttgccaACTGCGTCACCAATTGAGGTTAGCTGACACAATCGCTGCAATCCAGACGAATTCGATTCATACATTGTCCTTTCTTTCCCCAACGGTACTCTTGTTCTTTCGATCGGCGCGACAATCGAAGAAGTCAACGATACTGGATTCCTCTCTTCTGGTCCTACTCTTGCCGTTCAGCAATTAGGTGATTCAGGTTTGCTACAAGTTCACCCTTACGGTCTGCGACACATCAGAGGTGCCGATCGAGTGGATGAATGGCCTGCTCCACCTGGTCAGACGATCGTAGCTGCCACTACCAACAAGCGACAGGTGGTCATTGCGCTGAGTACAGCTGAATTGGTGTATTTCGAGCTTGATCCCGAAGGTTCGTTAAGTGAATATCAAGACAAGAAAGCTTTACCTGGCAATGCTACATGTCTGAGTATCGCCGAAGTACCTGAGGCAAGGAGAAGAACACCTTTCTTGGTATGTAATACCGGTCCTGCTCTGAAGGGTTATGGTATTATAAGATCGCTGACAGTGACTCTCCAGGCTGTCGGATGTGACAATCAGACTGTTTCCGTCATCTCCCTGGAACCTGATAGTACCCTCACTACCCTTTCATTACAGGTGAGCTAGCCCTGAGTGTAAGCAATCTGCATAGCTGACAATATCGCAGGCACTGACGGCTCCTCCATCCTCTATCTGTCTGGCCGAGATCTTCGACACCTCCATCGATAAGAACCGAGCTACCATGTTCTTAAACATTGGTTTAGCCAATGGTGTATTACTGAGAACAGTGGTCGATCCAGTGGACGGATCACTGTCGGACACTCGATTACGATTCTTAGGTGCGAAACCACCTAAATTGGTTAGATCTACTATACATGGTCAACCTTCAGTCATGGCGTTCTCGAGTCGAACTTGGTTATTGTATACATACCAAGACATGCTACAGACTCAACCTTTGATCTACGATACTCTTGAATATGCTTGGAACCTTTCGGCTGCAATGTGTCCTGATGGGCTGATTGGTATTTCCGGTAATACTTTACGGTACGTGTACTCCTGCTCCCTGATTCTGTGGAAAGCAGCTGATCATAGATATGGCTTTTAGAATCTTCACGATACCTAAATTAGGTGAAAAGCTCAAACAAGATGTCCTACCCTTATCTTACACCCCACGTAAATTTGTTAGTCACCCTTACAACACTGTATTCTACATGATCGAATCAGACCATCGCACATATTCTCCTCAAGCTATTGAGAGGATtgtcaaggagaaggaagcgaGTGGAAGTAGAGTTGATACTTCGCTACTTACTTTACCACCGAACGAGTTTGGTAGACCGCGGGCGGGAGCTGGACATTGGGCTTCGTTATTGAGGGTGTTGGATCCTTTGACAGTGAGTGGTCTAAGCTTTATACCCGTTGCGTGACATGACAATCAGATAAGTCAATTTGTCCGGAGGGGAATCAATGTTGACAGTCATTTCACAGAACGAATCTCTCGCGACATTTGACttggacgaggatgaagccGCTTTCTCGATGGCTATAGCGTACTTCGaacgaggtggtggtgaacCGTTCCTTGTTGTCGGAACAGGTGTGAAGACAACTCTTGCTCCCAAAGGTTGTCAGGAAGGTTGGTTGAGAGTGTATGCGATCAAGGAGCAGGGGAGAGTACTGGAATTCATGcacaaggtgagtttatcaTAAGTACCAATCTGATGACCTGTCTGATGAGGACGTCTACTGACGACTTTTGACGAGTAGACTAAAACCGATGATGTACCGCTATGTCTCGCCGCCTTCCAGGGTTTCTTGCTCGCTGGTATCGGCAAATCGTTGAGGCTGTATGAGATGGGTAAGAAAGCCTTGTTACGGAAATGCGAGAACAATGTAGGTCAGCTTTTCGACAATACCCTTTTTAAGGTCTGCAAGCTGATCGGTaccttccaccacctttaGTCATTCCCAACTGGAGTAGCAACGATCAATGTTCAAGGTGCAAGAATAATAGTAGGAGATATCCAAGAATCGACATTCTATTGTGTATATCGTT
Coding sequences:
- a CDS encoding pre-mRNA-splicing factor RSE1, producing the protein MHVLNLTLQAPSNITTAVVGSFSGTKGQEILAVRGGTKLEILKLNTSTGQLDTICSTEAFGTVRNVVGFRLAGMTKDYILASSDSGRLSILEFVVAPTPHFESLYQEVYGKSGSRRVVPGQYLAVDPKGRSCLVGASKLVYVLNRNAEGKLFPSSPLEAHRNHALVTHIVGVDQGYDNPLYAALEMDYSESDEDPTGEAYENVQKYLTFYELDLGLNHVVRKWSEPTDRRANLLVQVPGGQNANSDRFDGPSGVLVCTEDHIIWKHMDVEAHRIPIPRRRNPLAQRGEKSRGLIIVSAVMHKIKGAFFFLLQSEDGDLYKVWIEHEGEDVKALKIKYFDTVPVANSLCILKSGYLFVASEFSDQNLYQFQALGDDDGEQEWSSTDYPDNGNIEGPLPYAFFNPRPLQNLLQVDTLSSLDPITDASVMNLLGPGSDTPQIYAACGRGPRSTFRTLKHGLDVSVLVSSPLPGVPTNVWTLKLTDEDEFDSYIVLSFPNGTLVLSIGATIEEVNDTGFLSSGPTLAVQQLGDSGLLQVHPYGLRHIRGADRVDEWPAPPGQTIVAATTNKRQVVIALSTAELVYFELDPEGSLSEYQDKKALPGNATCLSIAEVPEARRRTPFLAVGCDNQTVSVISLEPDSTLTTLSLQALTAPPSSICLAEIFDTSIDKNRATMFLNIGLANGVLLRTVVDPVDGSLSDTRLRFLGAKPPKLVRSTIHGQPSVMAFSSRTWLLYTYQDMLQTQPLIYDTLEYAWNLSAAMCPDGLIGISGNTLRIFTIPKLGEKLKQDVLPLSYTPRKFVSHPYNTVFYMIESDHRTYSPQAIERIVKEKEASGSRVDTSLLTLPPNEFGRPRAGAGHWASLLRVLDPLTNESLATFDLDEDEAAFSMAIAYFERGGGEPFLVVGTGVKTTLAPKGCQEGWLRVYAIKEQGRVLEFMHKTKTDDVPLCLAAFQGFLLAGIGKSLRLYEMGKKALLRKCENNSFPTGVATINVQGARIIVGDIQESTFYCVYRSVPTRQILVFADDTQPRWLTCVTEVDYETIVCGDKFGNIFLNRLDSRTSETVDDDPTGATILHEKSFLMGAAHKTELIAHYNVGSIVTSITKIPLVAGGRDVLVYTTVSGSVGALIPFVSMDDVEFMSTLEMHMRSQNVSLVGRDHLAYRGYYVPVKGVIDGDLCENFNLLPYSKQQAIAADLDERSVGDVLKKLEQMRTSSAF